The bacterium sequence AACAGCAGGGCCGGTTTAGTTGCATTGACTGCCCACAGGGCTGCCGCCCCCGCCTCGCCAAACGGTTCGAAACGATCGGGTGGAGTGTAAGTACCTGCGACACGCAGCCCTGGATACCGTGCGGCTAGACGTGCCGCAGCTTGATCCGCGACCCCCTTCTGACCCCCCAAGAGGAAGACGGTGTGGCCTCGCTCAGCCGCCATCTCGCATAGCGCGGGGAGGAGGTCAGCGCCGGCGACCCGGGCACGGAGCGACCGGCCGAGGAGGCGGGTTCCCCACACCACCGGCATACCGTCGGCAACGCGCAGCGCCGCGCCATCGCATGCGGCGCGGAAGGCCGGATCCCTCTGATACTGAACCACGTGGTCGACATTTGGGGTTACCACGTATCCTTGCGTGCCCCCGGTAATAGCTCGATCGAGGAGGGCAACGGTTTCGGCAAGATCGAGGTCGTCAAAGGCGATCCCCGCAAGCGCCAATCGTCGAGGCCGGAGGTCACCGTTCCCTTGAAGCAACCGCGCAAACGCGCCGCCCTCACTCTTTAGCACACGACATTCCTTCCAAGGGCATGGCGATAAACTTGCTCCACCTGCCCCACCACAGCATCCCATCTGAACTGCGAGGCCGTTGCTCTCGCTTGCGCGCCAATCTTTACCCGCTCGACGAGCGGGAGTCGCATGGCGGCTACGATTGCGTGAGCGGCAGTCCGTGCATCTGCGAAATCGACCAGGAATCCGTTCACTCCCGAGTGGATAATCTCTCGGAACGCGATCATTGCATTCGCTACCACGAGTGCGCCGGCCGCCATCGCCTCCACGACGGAAATCCCAAAGCCCTCGTAGTCTGAGGGGGCGAGGACCAGATGCGCCCTCGCCACATACTCGCGTAGGGTCTCGTCGTCAACCGCACCGACAAAAAAGACGGACCTCCCCACCCCACGCGCTCTGGCCTGGGCCTCCAACGTTGCTCGCAACCCATCTGAATCTGGCCCTATAATCACGAGCTGCGATTCTGGGATCTCCCGCCGGATCAACGGGAGCAAGTCAATCAGTCTGTCGATGCGCTTATTCTCGGCGATCCGCCCGACAACGAGCAGGAGTCCGGGCTCCGCTGACTCATGAGAGCGGAAGAACATGTCATCAATGCCATTTCCAATGACAACTCGTTTTGCCGACGGCACTATTGAGGCAAAGAGGCGATCATCCTGTCTGCTGACGCAAATAACCCGGTTTACCTGGCCCAGTGCCAAACGGGTTACGGTGTGGAAGTAGGCCCATTTGGCACCAAGCGCCCAGGAGGTGTGGAAGAATCCTCCGTGCGTGGAGACGATCAACGGCCTACCGTGGTACCACTTGGTGATGGCGAGGTAGTCCACGAAGAAATCAATAGCATGTACATGCACCAAATTGTACTTCGTGACTCTTCCCAAAATGGTCGGGGCAAGGAAAAACCTGCGCCCCCCCGTGAACGGGAGCCTGAACACTTTCACGCCATCCACGACATCATTCGGAGGCAACACTTCGGAGGTCCGCCATAAACGTCTGAGTGTCGCAACATCGCAATCGTGCCCTCTTTGTTGTAGGTGATGACAGAGAGCCATTACCGCCTTCTCGATCCCACCCACGGAAGGATGGAACTGG is a genomic window containing:
- a CDS encoding WecB/TagA/CpsF family glycosyltransferase; amino-acid sequence: MLKSEGGAFARLLQGNGDLRPRRLALAGIAFDDLDLAETVALLDRAITGGTQGYVVTPNVDHVVQYQRDPAFRAACDGAALRVADGMPVVWGTRLLGRSLRARVAGADLLPALCEMAAERGHTVFLLGGQKGVADQAAARLAARYPGLRVAGTYTPPDRFEPFGEAGAAALWAVNATKPALLFVALGAPKQEFWVHHHWARLNATVVVCVGAALDFAAGTQRRAPRWMQRAGLEWLWRLALDPRRLWRRYLVRDGAFLGILLKEWWKERTRTFRK
- a CDS encoding glycosyltransferase family 4 protein, encoding MLRILHVVRQFHPSVGGIEKAVMALCHHLQQRGHDCDVATLRRLWRTSEVLPPNDVVDGVKVFRLPFTGGRRFFLAPTILGRVTKYNLVHVHAIDFFVDYLAITKWYHGRPLIVSTHGGFFHTSWALGAKWAYFHTVTRLALGQVNRVICVSRQDDRLFASIVPSAKRVVIGNGIDDMFFRSHESAEPGLLLVVGRIAENKRIDRLIDLLPLIRREIPESQLVIIGPDSDGLRATLEAQARARGVGRSVFFVGAVDDETLREYVARAHLVLAPSDYEGFGISVVEAMAAGALVVANAMIAFREIIHSGVNGFLVDFADARTAAHAIVAAMRLPLVERVKIGAQARATASQFRWDAVVGQVEQVYRHALGRNVVC